One window from the genome of Candidatus Eisenbacteria bacterium encodes:
- a CDS encoding 3-hydroxyacyl-ACP dehydratase yields EFGAAARQGAPGTVISSMCAVFSESEVVGLMTKGSRREDIARAVHDSLARRIVSQMRRVGISPPIVFAGGAARNPCLRHLIEQDIGQALVVPEAPQRIGALGAAILAAEASA; encoded by the coding sequence GAGTTCGGGGCCGCCGCGAGACAGGGGGCGCCGGGGACGGTGATCAGCAGCATGTGCGCCGTCTTCTCGGAGTCGGAGGTCGTGGGACTCATGACGAAGGGATCGCGGCGCGAGGACATCGCGCGGGCGGTGCACGATTCCTTGGCGCGCCGCATCGTCTCGCAGATGAGGCGAGTCGGCATCTCCCCACCGATCGTCTTCGCGGGCGGGGCCGCGCGGAACCCCTGCCTGCGCCATCTCATCGAGCAGGATATCGGTCAAGCCCTCGTCGTGCCCGAGGCGCCGCAGCGGATCGGAGCCCTCGGAGCCGCGATCCTGGCCGCGGAGGCGAGCGCTTGA